DNA from Ictidomys tridecemlineatus isolate mIctTri1 chromosome 12, mIctTri1.hap1, whole genome shotgun sequence:
TCCAGTCCTTGCTGGCTCTGATCTTCTTACCACATCTTGTCTCATCTTGAAGGGGCAAATTCCATCTCCCCTCAAAGCCTTTTCAGATCCTTTCATCTTCAATTTTTCTGCCCTCTCTCAACCAAATTGTACCCACATAGTCTTTTATACAATTTAGAAccttatttttcattgatttatattGCAAGTTGGTGTGGCAGCACATAACTGGAAAAACAGCTATGCTAGAGCGGAGCTACTTGCATTGCATTATTGATTCTGTCACTGCCtggatatttcattttgtataattcATTTCAGTTTATTGTACTCTTTCCTCATTGACGAATGAGGAAAGACTCTTTGAGGCTTGacccacacactttttttttttttaattgatgctggggattaaacccagggcctcacttgttctaccactgagttcagTGCTCCCATCCATGATTATGATAACAGTTTGATAcccccagtccccaccccctATGATTCTGATAATAGTCATTCCCTTAGTGATTGTAAGCTTCAGAGGGGGTGGCCACACATGATCTGGCCCCCTAGTATCTTTATAAATTTCCTACTTTTTGGACACCCTCCTCCAATCACAGTAATATCCTTTGAAGTTCCTACAACACACCAACTGAGATCCCATCTCAGTGCTTTTGGATTTGTTATTTCCTCAGCCTGGAATGGTCTTTCCCCAGTGAATGGCTCACTCCTTTGTTCCCTTTACATCTCTGCTTAAATGTCACCTTCTTAGGAAGGCTTCTGACGGCTCCTTGTAAAAACAGACATCTCTTTTCTCCACTCAGTGCTCCCCATCCTTCTTCTTGCTGTTTTGCCCCACTTCTTATATATGACATACTATGCTATTTATCTATTGACTGGCTACCTCTACTAgacacttctttttaaaaacttttttagttgttgagggacctttatttatttatatgcagtgctgagaactgaacccagtatctcacacatgctgggcaagcgctctactagaTACGTCTAACTCAATCAATGAATAGAAAATTTGTTTATCTGCTTGGTTTACTGCTGTCTTCCTACCACACTGTTTGGTACATAACTGGTGGTCAGTGAGTGTGTGCTGAGTAAGCAAAGAGATCACTGAGTAGGCTATTCCAATGGAGAAAATCCAGCGACTATGTCAGAAAAGCCTTGTGTGACCCAGTGAATCTGGGCTTTATCTTGTCAGTAATGGGAATGGACCTGATCTGGGCAGTGAACTGTTCATAGAGCTGAAGAAGAAGATGGATCTAAGGGTGTAATGTTTATTTAGCAGGCCATTACAACTGCTCAGGCCAGACAGAATGAGCCCTTGAAACTAAAAATTGAGGCAGTGGGAGCAGGAATGTAAATGAGGCGAGGGTTTGTTTCAAAAGACTTTTCAGAAGTAGATTTCAGTGATTGCCTAAATGTGAGGTAAAGGAAAGTGGGAGTACAAAACTATTTTCAGATTTCTGGATTAAGCAACGGAGTCAGAAGCTCCTGTTATGAACCAAAAATGGGgttagagaaaaacaaacagcAGGGGCAAGGTGGCatagtaatcccagtgactgcagaggctgaggcaggaggattgccagttcaaggtcagcctcagcaatttacagagaccctcaacaacttagcaagaccctgtctgaaaataaaataaataaataaaaaggtctggggatgtagttccaACCACcgttgagttcaattcccagcagctACCCCcgcccgcaaaaaaaaaaaaaaaaaaaaagaaagaaaagaaaaaaactgatcCTATCCTTCCCTTAGTAACCTATGGCCTACTTAAGGCCATCCAAACCTTCGGCCTTTCCACTCACTCTTTGCTGTATCTCCAACCGTCCACTATGATCTGACCTTAGTGACGTTCTCTCAGCTTTTCCTTGCTTTAGTGTCTTTGCTCGCACTGTCCTGTTTACAGTATCTTTCTCAGGCACTCATATCCAAGCCTCAACTCAAGAACACTGGTCTTCTCAGTTCTGCCAACTTCGAGCATTCATTACAGTAGGATTATACGCCCCATTCCTGCCCAAGATCCTCAAGAGCAGCGTCGGAAGCTACTCCTCCCCAAAGCTCCCAGAGCCGGGTGCAGGGCTAGCACAGAGTGGGTGTAAGCACAGCTGATTGAAAGTAGGCGTAAACTAGAGGACCTACGCGCGttcgcgtgcgcgcgcgcgctcaGGCATAGGGGCAGGTGGCAGTATTTTTTACCTCTTTTCCGCTGTCCTCTGGTACGAATTCCCTGTAGAGTTTGGGGACAGCAGCGACCCCCAGCGGGCATCCAGGACGCACAGGGCAGTCTATAGGAAAGGAAGGCAGTGCCGAATTCAAGGGAGCTCGGGATTGTTGGACCAGCGTCCTTCACCCTCCTCCTGAAGCATAAAATCCTACCAAACCGTCCAGACCACAATAGATTCAAGTGGGGCTGCCTCTACGCTCCTGGGTCCCCTGTGGTCGTGTCACACCCCGCTCACCTAGCTTGATCCGCTCCACAGTCTTTGGAATCGGCGCCATCTCCCGTCAACAGTGACACGAAAGTGAAACATAGTCTAGAATTTGACACTGAGCAAAGGGCGGGGTAAGATAGAATAGGCGCCATCTTTATTAGGGGCAGAGGCCGTTGATTACGGAGGGCGAGAGAGTACAGTCTCCGCGGTCCAGGATGAGAGAGTTGGTTCTTGGTAGGAGGCGGAGTCCGAACACGGCGGACGTTGGGCGGAGCTGGGAAGTGAGAAACGTTAGGTTCGTTTCTGACTCGCAGCCCATGGCTCAGGCTTCTCGCTCGGATGGCCTTCTGCCTCCGCTAGCTACTGTGCCCCAGCTGTGGGCGCAACCCGCGGACTCTGGGGAGAAGCTATGGGAGGGGAATCGGGCGGGCGCCAGCCGCGGGGAGGGTTGTGGCAGGCAGGGGCTACCCGTTTCCGGGAGCATTCCCTGTCTGGATGCACGGCCCGGCGGAACTCCGGGAGGGCAGCAGTCCTGGCTGGCCTCGGCCGACTCGGGTGAGGAGCACGAGGCTGGCGCTGCGGACTGGAGGCGGGAGCCTACATCTGGCAGCCCGATACCGCTGGCGCTGCAGCGTCTCCGGGCTGTGTTATTGCGGTTGCACCGCGAGCGAGAGCAACTCCTCCAGGCCCGGGATTGCGCCCGCCACCTACAGGCGGCCGTGCACCTCTTAAAGACCCTGAGTCCCTGCACGCATGCCAGCGGAATCCGCCCCTTCCCAGAGCTGTGTCGCAACTTGCATCTACACCCACCTCGAGAGACGGTTCAGAGAATCGGCCTACGGGACGTTCCTGAGCCGCTACTCCTAGCACGCCCCATCGGACTAGCGGCCCGCTGCCTGGATGCTGCCATTGAGATGCAGCTTCGTTCCCTGGGTCGGGCGCCTGCCAGCCTAAGCCTGACGTCCCAACTCACTGAACTGTTGTTGGAGCTTCCTGTCTATCACAAACTGCAGAGAAAATCCATGGGCCACCTCCCAAGGGCAGCGTGCCCTTTCTCCCCTACCCGTGTGCTCCATCTCCTGACCTGGGAGCGGGGTTGCCAGGTGGCAGGTCGGCTGGATGAGGCATTCTGGGGATCGGACTTCCGGGACCAGCTCCGAGAGCGATGCCATGAGGAGCGTGAGCTGTTGCCAGGGCTGCTGAGCCTCATAGGGAGTGTGGCGAGTTCAGCCAACAGTGAACTGGGGCTTGGAGGAGCTGGAGCCCTGTGGAGCCAATATTGGACCCTGCTGTGGGCAGCCTGTGCTCAGAATTTGGACCTAAATTTGGGACCCTGGAGGGACCCCAGGGTAGCAGCACAACAGCTGAGTCAGGCACTGGGTCAGGGTGAGTGATGGGCCTGGACCATGTTTTGGGAGACCTGGGGTATCTTCTCCCTACTCTGCTCATTCATCTCCTGGTCTGACAACAGAAGCAGGCAGTTTAGAATGAAACCCCCAGGGTTCTAACTATAGCTTCAGGGCTTTCAAGGCAAAGTCTTGCTTTTCACTCCTCTTGAGTCTTGGAGAATCCATCATTGAGTGGGCAGGGTTGTGGGATGGGTGGCCTTGTTTTCAGGCTCTAGAGTAATTTCTCCCACTAGCATCCCTGCCTCAGGAGTGTGAGAAGGAACTGGCTTCTTTGTGTCACAGCCTACTTCATCAGTCTCTTATCTGGAGCTGGGACCAAGGTGAGAAAAGAGGGATACTGGGGCAACTCAAGTCCCAGGTTGCCACTCCCCCATCAGACTATATCTTCTTTTCCTCAGGTTTTTGCCAGGCCTTGGGATCAACCCTTAGGGATCAGAACAGCCCTGCCTCACTCTCTCATACTACTCAACTGTTGCAGCAGCTCTTTCCACCTCTCTTGGATGCTCTCCAAGAACTGAGGTCAGGATTGATCCATTGCCGCCTTCCAGGTGAGAGGAAGGCCTGGAGACAGGGAAACAGAACAGTTGAGGATATCCTTTTTCCTTCAGTCTGTTCTGAAGTCTGTCTTATCTGCTCCATGTCCCCTAAGATACTCTGCTGCTCCCTTTCTAGGTCCTGCACCTGCCGCCCTGGGACTCTGTACCTTACAGACTACCTTGCTCTGGTTCTTGAACAGAGCTCAGCAGAACCTGGCAGCTTGGATCCCAGGTTCCTTTCTGTTCCTGATCCAAAAGGACCTACCTGTGAGTGTttagggagtggggaggggagcagcctgggctgggctgggctgtgctCTCACTCCCTGTTTTCTATCCAAAGCCTCTTTTGCATGAGGCAGAAGCTCTGTCCAGCCTGGCCTTAGAGGAAAGCTTAGCCCTGGAGGTAGAGCAGCAGTTGGGCTTGGAGATACAGAAGCTCACTACACAGATGCAGGTGAGGAGAACAGGGTCCCTGACAGTAGAAGTTTAAGAGCCTATTCTGTAACATCTTGGGGGGTACAGTGGACAGGATGGGCAGAGTGGATCATTTCAGTAACTTGGAATCTCTACTAAACTAATCTCTACTAaactaaataaatcaataaaac
Protein-coding regions in this window:
- the Ccdc142 gene encoding coiled-coil domain-containing protein 142 isoform X2; its protein translation is MRELVLGRRRSPNTADVGRSWEVRNVRFVSDSQPMAQASRSDGLLPPLATVPQLWAQPADSGEKLWEGNRAGASRGEGCGRQGLPVSGSIPCLDARPGGTPGGQQSWLASADSGEEHEAGAADWRREPTSGSPIPLALQRLRAVLLRLHREREQLLQARDCARHLQAAVHLLKTLSPCTHASGIRPFPELCRNLHLHPPRETVQRIGLRDVPEPLLLARPIGLAARCLDAAIEMQLRSLGRAPASLSLTSQLTELLLELPVYHKLQRKSMGHLPRAACPFSPTRVLHLLTWERGCQVAGRLDEAFWGSDFRDQLRERCHEERELLPGLLSLIGSVASSANSELGLGGAGALWSQYWTLLWAACAQNLDLNLGPWRDPRVAAQQLSQALGQASLPQECEKELASLCHSLLHQSLIWSWDQDYIFFSSGFCQALGSTLRDQNSPASLSHTTQLLQQLFPPLLDALQELRSGLIHCRLPGPAPAALGLCTLQTTLLWFLNRAQQNLAAWIPGSFLFLIQKDLPPLLHEAEALSSLALEESLALEVEQQLGLEIQKLTTQMQLLPEESLSLFFQECHKQATQGFKLYMPRGRYWRLRLCPELPHVPSEYAGLVVRTVLEPVLQGLQGLSPQAQALALGQALTAILGAWLDHILTHGIRFSLQGALQLRQDFGVVRELLEEEQWGLSLELRQTLFMLSIFQQLDGALLCLLQQPLPKTRVHRRPPCCCVCNEVQATEWPSSTLNNLESLEPPLRSGAPPAQTNQLLSTLRGGGPSPEAYLVGNQQAWLALRLNQHPRWQLPFLSCLGTSPEI
- the Ccdc142 gene encoding coiled-coil domain-containing protein 142 isoform X3; this translates as MRELVLGRRRSPNTADVGRSWEVRNVRFVSDSQPMAQASRSDGLLPPLATVPQLWAQPADSGEKLWEGNRAGASRGEGCGRQGLPVSGSIPCLDARPGGTPGGQQSWLASADSGEEHEAGAADWRREPTSGSPIPLALQRLRAVLLRLHREREQLLQARDCARHLQAAVHLLKTLSPCTHASGIRPFPELCRNLHLHPPRETVQRIGLRDVPEPLLLARPIGLAARCLDAAIEMQLRSLGRAPASLSLTSQLTELLLELPVYHKLQRKSMGHLPRAACPFSPTRVLHLLTWERGCQVAGRLDEAFWGSDFRDQLRERCHEERELLPGLLSLIGSVASSANSELGLGGAGALWSQYWTLLWAACAQNLDLNLGPWRDPRVAAQQLSQALGQASLPQECEKELASLCHSLLHQSLIWSWDQGFCQALGSTLRDQNSPASLSHTTQLLQQLFPPLLDALQELRSGLIHCRLPGPAPAALGLCTLQTTLLWFLNRAQQNLAAWIPGSFLFLIQKDLPPLLHEAEALSSLALEESLALEVEQQLGLEIQKLTTQMQLLPEESLSLFFQECHKQATQGFKLYMPRGRYWRLRLCPELPHVPSEYAGLVVRTVLEPVLQGLQGLSPQAQALALGQALTAILGAWLDHILTHGIRFSLQGALQLRQDFGVVRELLEEEQWGLSLELRQTLFMLSIFQQLDGALLCLLQQPLPKTRVHRRPPCCCVCNEVQATEWPSSTLNNLESLEPPLRSGAPPAQTNQLLSTLRGGGPSPEAYLVGNQQAWLALRLNQHPRWQLPFLSCLGTSPEI
- the Ccdc142 gene encoding coiled-coil domain-containing protein 142 isoform X4; amino-acid sequence: MRELVLGRRRSPNTADVGRSWEVRNVRFVSDSQPMAQASRSDGLLPPLATVPQLWAQPADSGEKLWEGNRAGASRGEGCGRQGLPVSGSIPCLDARPGGTPGGQQSWLASADSGEEHEAGAADWRREPTSGSPIPLALQRLRAVLLRLHREREQLLQARDCARHLQAAVHLLKTLSPCTHASGIRPFPELCRNLHLHPPRETVQRIGLRDVPEPLLLARPIGLAARCLDAAIEMQLRSLGRAPASLSLTSQLTELLLELPVYHKLQRKSMGHLPRAACPFSPTRVLHLLTWERGCQVAGRLDEAFWGSDFRDQLRERCHEERELLPGLLSLIGSVASSANSELGLGGAGALWSQYWTLLWAACAQNLDLNLGPWRDPRVAAQQLSQALGQGFCQALGSTLRDQNSPASLSHTTQLLQQLFPPLLDALQELRSGLIHCRLPGPAPAALGLCTLQTTLLWFLNRAQQNLAAWIPGSFLFLIQKDLPPLLHEAEALSSLALEESLALEVEQQLGLEIQKLTTQMQLLPEESLSLFFQECHKQATQGFKLYMPRGRYWRLRLCPELPHVPSEYAGLVVRTVLEPVLQGLQGLSPQAQALALGQALTAILGAWLDHILTHGIRFSLQGALQLRQDFGVVRELLEEEQWGLSLELRQTLFMLSIFQQLDGALLCLLQQPLPKTRVHRRPPCCCVCNEVQATEWPSSTLNNLESLEPPLRSGAPPAQTNQLLSTLRGGGPSPEAYLVGNQQAWLALRLNQHPRWQLPFLSCLGTSPEI
- the Ccdc142 gene encoding coiled-coil domain-containing protein 142 isoform X1; its protein translation is MRELVLGRRRSPNTADVGRSWEVRNVRFVSDSQPMAQASRSDGLLPPLATVPQLWAQPADSGEKLWEGNRAGASRGEGCGRQGLPVSGSIPCLDARPGGTPGGQQSWLASADSGEEHEAGAADWRREPTSGSPIPLALQRLRAVLLRLHREREQLLQARDCARHLQAAVHLLKTLSPCTHASGIRPFPELCRNLHLHPPRETVQRIGLRDVPEPLLLARPIGLAARCLDAAIEMQLRSLGRAPASLSLTSQLTELLLELPVYHKLQRKSMGHLPRAACPFSPTRVLHLLTWERGCQVAGRLDEAFWGSDFRDQLRERCHEERELLPGLLSLIGSVASSANSELGLGGAGALWSQYWTLLWAACAQNLDLNLGPWRDPRVAAQQLSQALGQASLPQECEKELASLCHSLLHQSLIWSWDQGEKRGILGQLKSQVATPPSDYIFFSSGFCQALGSTLRDQNSPASLSHTTQLLQQLFPPLLDALQELRSGLIHCRLPGPAPAALGLCTLQTTLLWFLNRAQQNLAAWIPGSFLFLIQKDLPPLLHEAEALSSLALEESLALEVEQQLGLEIQKLTTQMQLLPEESLSLFFQECHKQATQGFKLYMPRGRYWRLRLCPELPHVPSEYAGLVVRTVLEPVLQGLQGLSPQAQALALGQALTAILGAWLDHILTHGIRFSLQGALQLRQDFGVVRELLEEEQWGLSLELRQTLFMLSIFQQLDGALLCLLQQPLPKTRVHRRPPCCCVCNEVQATEWPSSTLNNLESLEPPLRSGAPPAQTNQLLSTLRGGGPSPEAYLVGNQQAWLALRLNQHPRWQLPFLSCLGTSPEI
- the Ccdc142 gene encoding coiled-coil domain-containing protein 142 isoform X5 translates to MRELVLGRRRSPNTADVGRSWEVRNVRFVSDSQPMAQASRSDGLLPPLATVPQLWAQPADSGEKLWEGNRAGASRGEGCGRQGLPVSGSIPCLDARPGGTPGGQQSWLASADSGEEHEAGAADWRREPTSGSPIPLALQRLRAVLLRLHREREQLLQARDCARHLQAAVHLLKTLSPCTHASGIRPFPELCRNLHLHPPRETVQRIGLRDVPEPLLLARPIGLAARCLDAAIEMQLRSLGRAPASLSLTSQLTELLLELPVYHKLQRKSMGHLPRAACPFSPTRVLHLLTWERGCQVAGRLDEAFWGSDFRDQLRERCHEERELLPGLLSLIGSVASSANSELGLGGAGALWSQYWTLLWAACAQNLDLNLGPWRDPRVAAQQLSQALGQASLPQECEKELASLCHSLLHQSLIWSWDQGEKRGILGQLKSQVATPPSDYIFFSSGFCQALGSTLRDQNSPASLSHTTQLLQQLFPPLLDALQELRSGLIHCRLPGPAPAALGLCTLQTTLLWFLNRAQQNLAAWIPGSFLFLIQKDLPPLLHEAEALSSLALEESLALEVEQQLGLEIQKLTTQMQLLPEESLSLFFQECHKQATQGFKLYMPRGRYWRLRLCPGVCNEVQATEWPSSTLNNLESLEPPLRSGAPPAQTNQLLSTLRGGGPSPEAYLVGNQQAWLALRLNQHPRWQLPFLSCLGTSPEI